One Deinococcus grandis DNA window includes the following coding sequences:
- a CDS encoding DMT family transporter, producing the protein MTRPALPTALPAPLLILIAAVLWGLLGILGKQAQAAGLDPLEVAFWRAALAGGLYAAHAALNRARLPRGRDLLVTAAFGVAGVSIFYGSYQLAVRAGGASLASVLLYTAPAFVAVMGWAFLRERLGRRELLAVAGTLGGIALISLGGGQGVTVTPAALAWGLTAGFTYSLYYLYGKAFFTRYDPPALLAVALPVGAAVLLPVVTFTEKTPGAWGSLGAIAVFSTYLAYLAYSWGLKRLPATRASVIASLEPVVAATLAALLFGERLSALALLGAALVIGAALLLSVGPSDTERHPPAE; encoded by the coding sequence GTGACCCGCCCTGCCCTGCCCACCGCGCTGCCCGCCCCGCTGCTGATCCTGATCGCGGCCGTCCTGTGGGGCCTGCTGGGCATCCTGGGCAAGCAGGCGCAGGCCGCCGGGCTGGACCCGCTGGAGGTCGCCTTCTGGCGCGCCGCCCTGGCCGGGGGCCTGTACGCCGCGCACGCCGCCCTGAACCGCGCCCGCCTGCCGCGCGGCCGGGACCTGCTCGTCACCGCCGCGTTCGGCGTGGCGGGCGTCAGCATCTTCTACGGGTCGTACCAGCTGGCAGTCCGCGCGGGCGGCGCCAGCCTCGCCAGCGTGCTGCTGTACACCGCGCCCGCCTTCGTGGCCGTGATGGGCTGGGCATTCCTGCGCGAACGCCTGGGTAGACGGGAACTGCTCGCGGTGGCGGGCACGCTGGGCGGCATCGCCCTGATCAGCCTGGGCGGCGGGCAGGGCGTGACCGTCACGCCCGCCGCGCTCGCCTGGGGCCTGACCGCCGGATTCACGTACAGCCTGTACTACCTGTACGGTAAGGCGTTCTTCACCCGCTACGACCCGCCCGCCCTGCTGGCCGTGGCGCTGCCGGTCGGGGCCGCCGTGCTGCTGCCCGTTGTGACCTTCACTGAGAAGACCCCCGGCGCGTGGGGCAGCCTGGGGGCCATCGCCGTGTTCAGCACGTACCTCGCGTACCTCGCGTACTCCTGGGGGCTGAAGCGCCTGCCTGCCACGCGCGCCAGCGTGATCGCCAGCCTGGAACCCGTCGTGGCCGCCACCCTGGCCGCGCTGTTGTTCGGCGAGCGACTCTCGGCGCTGGCGTTGCTGGGCGCGGCCCTGGTGATCGGCGCGGCCCTGCTGCTCAGCGTCGGCCCCAGCGACACTGAACGGCACCCCCCAGCGGAATGA
- a CDS encoding DUF4127 family protein, with product MRRTSSLLTACLPLALLGAADAQTLLPLDSRPATRVLPALIGGLRGDALRVPDAALLGTAARGADPAALGAWLAAQPRTGPLVVSLDALAYGGLVQSRTSPLTAPEALARLEPLRTWTERTGQPVYAFITLPREPDATDRARNLEVVRAVIGWAREGRLKELDVTWDDALPGSPAPQEGAALAQDAPANVRVYPGADEVLSMLTARALAPEAATVRVEYSDPAAAQQVMKYEGIPLTQSAANHAQGSGFQVVDGKADLTLFVFNGGDPRRAALRVSTLLRAGKVAVADVAQVNLGNPRFWADLRTLRQHANLQALAAWGTPGNNLGTALAHAKLARGADPVRQDALLAREFANDVIYSSEVRAQLRTLIPEAQLNTPQAQATLMRLAGAFFPLRVGDSYSLGSADLPWGRSFEWDFTLDRQP from the coding sequence ATGCGCCGCACCTCTTCCCTTCTGACCGCCTGCCTGCCTCTCGCGCTGCTGGGCGCGGCGGACGCGCAGACGCTGCTGCCCCTGGACTCCCGCCCCGCCACGCGGGTGCTGCCCGCCCTGATCGGCGGCCTGCGTGGCGACGCCCTGCGCGTGCCGGACGCGGCGCTGCTGGGCACGGCGGCGCGCGGCGCCGACCCGGCGGCGCTGGGCGCGTGGCTGGCCGCGCAACCGCGCACGGGGCCGCTGGTCGTGTCGCTGGACGCCCTGGCGTACGGGGGGCTGGTGCAGTCCCGCACGAGCCCCCTGACGGCGCCGGAGGCCCTGGCGCGGCTGGAGCCGCTGCGCACCTGGACCGAGCGGACGGGGCAGCCGGTGTACGCATTCATCACGCTGCCGCGTGAACCGGACGCGACCGACCGCGCGCGCAACCTGGAGGTCGTGCGCGCCGTGATCGGCTGGGCGCGCGAGGGCCGCCTGAAGGAACTGGACGTCACCTGGGACGACGCGCTGCCCGGCAGTCCCGCCCCGCAGGAGGGCGCCGCGCTGGCGCAGGACGCCCCGGCGAACGTGCGCGTGTACCCGGGTGCGGACGAGGTGCTGTCCATGCTGACCGCCCGCGCCCTGGCCCCGGAGGCGGCGACGGTCCGGGTGGAGTACAGCGATCCCGCCGCGGCGCAGCAGGTCATGAAGTACGAGGGGATTCCCCTGACGCAGAGTGCCGCCAATCACGCGCAGGGCAGCGGCTTTCAGGTCGTGGACGGGAAGGCGGACCTGACGCTGTTCGTGTTCAACGGCGGCGACCCGCGCCGCGCGGCGCTGCGGGTCAGCACGCTGCTGCGCGCCGGGAAAGTCGCCGTGGCGGACGTGGCGCAGGTGAACCTCGGGAATCCGCGCTTCTGGGCGGACCTGCGCACCCTGCGCCAGCACGCGAACCTGCAGGCGCTGGCGGCGTGGGGCACGCCGGGGAACAACCTCGGGACGGCGCTGGCGCACGCGAAACTGGCGCGCGGCGCCGACCCGGTGCGTCAGGACGCGCTGCTGGCCCGCGAGTTCGCGAACGACGTGATCTACAGCAGCGAGGTCCGCGCCCAGCTGCGCACCCTGATCCCGGAGGCGCAACTGAACACCCCGCAGGCGCAGGCGACCCTGATGCGACTGGCCGGGGCGTTCTTCCCGCTGCGCGTGGGCGATTCATACTCGCTGGGCAGCGCGGACCTGCCGTGGGGCCGGTCGTTCGAGTGGGACTTCACGCTGGACCGGCAGCCCTGA
- a CDS encoding ABC transporter permease, which translates to MKASDLWRLAWRGLTRRRVRTFLTALGITVAVASMVIFLSLGEGIRKVFTSELGGIGPDIQVSLTPLSQGLALQPNLPQDTVGQLQALAPELGLQTVTPVVMAVRGGLDPTQSVVLYGLPASGGIGAVFPNTALAQGRLLLPADEQTGAAVVGAKAAQNLRLSLGSTLNLNRRASVKVVGVLAPQSGLVDNFIFMPLTPLQRSEGAEGRVSLVAVKLNDPRQARAVATSISDRLNLEAATQSDFLGFIERALRISDAVRFGISLIALIVGGLAVANTVMMGVFERTREFATLRAIGARPAFVRALVLTESLLLSLVGGVGGVLLGLVGIVIVNLYTQQLAGIDAAALTPRLTLLALGISFLLGLLSGLLPARNASRLSIVGALGRV; encoded by the coding sequence ATGAAAGCCAGTGACCTGTGGCGACTCGCGTGGCGCGGCCTGACCCGCCGCCGGGTGCGCACCTTCCTGACCGCGCTGGGCATCACGGTGGCGGTCGCCAGCATGGTGATCTTCCTGTCCCTGGGCGAGGGCATCCGCAAGGTGTTCACCAGCGAACTGGGCGGCATCGGCCCGGACATCCAGGTGAGCCTCACGCCGCTGTCGCAGGGCCTGGCGCTGCAGCCGAACCTCCCGCAGGACACCGTGGGGCAGCTCCAAGCGCTCGCGCCGGAACTGGGCCTCCAGACCGTCACGCCGGTCGTGATGGCCGTGCGGGGCGGCCTGGACCCCACCCAGAGCGTCGTGCTGTACGGTCTGCCTGCCAGCGGCGGGATCGGCGCGGTCTTCCCGAACACGGCGCTGGCCCAGGGCCGCCTGCTGCTCCCCGCCGACGAGCAGACCGGCGCGGCCGTCGTCGGCGCCAAGGCCGCGCAGAACCTGCGGCTGAGCCTGGGCAGCACCCTGAACCTCAACCGGCGCGCCAGCGTGAAGGTCGTGGGCGTGCTGGCCCCGCAGTCCGGGCTGGTGGACAACTTCATCTTCATGCCGCTGACGCCCCTGCAGCGCAGCGAGGGCGCCGAGGGCCGCGTGTCGCTGGTCGCCGTGAAACTGAACGACCCCCGGCAGGCCCGCGCGGTTGCCACGAGCATCAGTGACCGCCTGAACCTGGAGGCCGCCACGCAGTCGGACTTCCTGGGGTTCATCGAGCGGGCGCTGCGCATCAGCGACGCCGTGCGTTTCGGGATCTCCCTGATCGCGCTCATCGTGGGCGGACTGGCGGTCGCGAACACCGTCATGATGGGCGTCTTCGAACGCACCCGCGAGTTCGCCACGCTGCGCGCCATCGGGGCGCGGCCCGCGTTCGTGCGCGCCCTGGTCCTGACCGAGTCGCTGCTGCTGTCGCTGGTGGGCGGCGTGGGCGGCGTCCTGCTGGGCCTCGTGGGCATCGTGATCGTGAACCTGTACACCCAGCAGCTCGCGGGGATCGACGCGGCGGCCCTCACGCCCCGCCTGACCCTGCTCGCGCTGGGCATCAGCTTCCTGCTGGGTCTGCTCTCGGGCCTGCTGCCCGCCCGCAACGCCAGCCGCCTGAGCATCGTGGGCGCCCTCGGGAGGGTCTGA
- a CDS encoding ABC transporter ATP-binding protein: protein MTAMTTPASSTATTPTLSVHDLSRVYPSGDGQVQALAPFTHAFPPGLTAVVGPSGSGKSTLLNLLAGFDTPTTGHVQVGDTDLTALSETSRADLRLRHYGFVFQNHNLVSILSAQENVEFPLTLAGLPPRERQERARELLALVGLERRADHLPSQLSGGEAQRVAIARALAGNPGVLLADEPTGNLDTRTGERILALLRGAADAGRTVVLITHDRDIAAQADHHLSVRDGVVTPG from the coding sequence ATGACCGCCATGACCACGCCGGCCAGCAGCACTGCCACCACGCCCACCCTGAGCGTCCACGACCTGTCGCGCGTGTACCCCAGCGGGGACGGGCAGGTGCAGGCCCTGGCGCCCTTCACGCACGCCTTCCCGCCCGGCCTGACCGCCGTCGTCGGCCCCTCGGGCAGCGGCAAGAGCACCCTGCTGAACCTCCTGGCGGGCTTCGACACGCCCACCACCGGCCACGTGCAGGTCGGCGACACCGACCTCACCGCCCTGAGTGAAACCAGCCGCGCCGACCTGCGGCTGCGCCACTACGGCTTCGTGTTCCAGAACCACAACCTCGTGAGCATCCTCAGCGCGCAGGAAAACGTCGAGTTCCCCCTGACCCTGGCGGGCCTGCCCCCGCGCGAGCGGCAGGAGCGCGCCCGTGAACTGCTCGCCCTGGTGGGCCTGGAGCGCCGCGCCGATCACCTGCCCAGCCAGCTGTCCGGCGGGGAGGCGCAGCGCGTCGCCATCGCCCGCGCGCTCGCCGGGAACCCGGGCGTGCTGCTGGCGGACGAACCCACCGGGAACCTCGACACCCGCACCGGCGAGCGCATCCTGGCGCTGCTGCGCGGCGCGGCCGACGCGGGCCGCACGGTCGTGCTGATCACCCACGACCGCGACATCGCCGCGCAGGCCGACCATCACCTCAGCGTGCGTGACGGGGTGGTCACGCCCGGCTGA